From the Aspergillus puulaauensis MK2 DNA, chromosome 1, nearly complete sequence genome, the window ATACTTCGGACCACGAGGATGACCTTAAATTTGCCATCGGCCAGATCATAACAGTGACTGCTGTGGAGGATGACGAGTGGTATTTTGGCGAATACCCCGATGAGTCGGGGAGCAAGGTAGAGGGTATTTTCCCCAAGAATTTCGTGGAGAAATATGAGCCCCCTGCTCCCCCGCGACCGACGCGCCCTAGCAGGCCGAAGAAAGAGCCCGAGGCTGCTGCACCGCCACCTCCCGAGCCAGCTACGATTGAATCGCCTGTGGCAGAGACTCGCGCCCCGGaggtcgaagaagaggcagcTCCTCCCCCAGCTCCGCTAGAGACGAGACCTgtaccacctcttcctcaatcCCCTCCCGCCGCTGCGGAAGAGTCACCGGTCGAGCCCGCCCCTCCTAAAGCAGCACCTGCGCCGGCACCTGCTGCTCAGAGTCCCCTGGAAGAGTCCAATCCTCCTGCTCCCAAGCTTGCGTCAAAGCCGCCGCCTCCTGCTGTGGCAGAGAAGCCCTCTGGGTCCTCGTTCAGGGATCGCATTGCCGCTTTCAATAAACCGGCGGCACCGCCAATTGCGCCGTTTAAGCCGCCAGGTTACTCCTCTCAATCATTTATCAAGAAGCCCTTCGTTGCGCCGCCTCCCAGTAAGAATGCCTATGTCCCACCACCGTCTCGAGAGCCTCCTGCAACGGTATACAAGCGGGAGGAGGACCCTGAGATCCGGGACCGGCCGGCACCTGAACCACCCGTTGCCGAGAGCCGGCCTGCGCCCACTGAAGGTACTGAGGAGGGCACGGAGGAACAACCTAAGCCAACAAGCTTGAAGGAACGAATTGCACTTCTGCAAAAGCAACAGATGGAGCAAGCTGCCCGCCACGCCGAAGCTGCccagaagaaagaaaagcccaAGCCACCTCAGAAGCCACGCCAAGAAACTCAGGAAGAGGTCGTTCCAGCTGCTGAGCCAGAATCTGAAGACCTTGAATCCCCGGAAACTGGCAGGGATCACAGTGTGGAAACAGTCAAGGGCGCCAGCGCTTCCACGGCGCAACCTGCAGTGCAACAGTCCGCGCTCCAAGACTTGACGAGCGATACAAATGATGCAGATGAttcagctgctgcagataccgaagatgccgatgaGACATCTacgggaagagaagatgtAGATGATCGCGCCGCAATTCCACCTCCCGTCCAAAGACAGGTCGAGCAACCTGAAGCCaaagaggatggaaaggagaaTGAAGAGCTTGAATCAGACGagcagcaggaagaggaagaggaagatatgGACCCAGAGGTTAAGCGCAAGATGGAACTTCGAGAAAGGATGGCAAAGATGAGTGGAGGTATGGGTATGATGGGCTTCTTCGGACCTCCTGGCGGAATGCCCGCTCCTGGACCTGCATCTCGAAAGCCCAAggcgcctgcgcctgcggAGACAGAAAAGGACACTGGCGATACCGAAACAGCCCCAACCCCAAGTGCACCCCCGGTTCCTGTTATGGCTCTGCCCGGGATGAATCCCAGGTCACCATTAGCTTCTCCTACAGCCGAGAAGTATGAGGAGCCACCGTCAATTGCTGCGGTTGGACAACCCCCTCAATCCGGAACGTCTAGagttggtgaggatgaggttgaagaagaagctcctcgtcgctcaGTTGAAAAGTCATTATCTTCTCCTCGCGGTATACAACTCCTGCACCATCCATTTCtcggttttttttttttttctttttactaattaattCGCCGTTTAGAGCGCGCAGTGCCCCCTCCACTTCCGCCGATGGAGACACGCCCTGTTCCGCCCCCCAGTTCTCACGATCTACCGTTATCCCCCCCGCCAGTGCCAGGAGGTGAGTAATCTAAACATCAAAAATTTTCATATTTTGAACTAAATTCCAAACCAGGTCGACCTGCTCCCCCCCCTCCCGTGAGAAGCCCTACATCTGGTGGTGAGGACTCTGATGATGAGTTATCCGTGCATGCACAGAACTTGTCTTTGAACGCTGCAGCCGCGGGCAAGCCCTCGGAGGCACCTCCATTGCCGGACCATCTTGACTCTCGTCGTTCGTCAACCTATGATACAACCTCTCCAAAGTCGCCGACATTCTCATCCGAGAAGAGACTCAGTCGAGGGCCTCCACCCGTCCCAGCAAACCCTCCAGTTCCTACTCAAACTCgaccccctccaccaccccctcctGGAGCCGTCCGACGTAGGTCAACCGCTGATAGTCGGACTAGTGGTATATCTCAGCCTCGGcaagctggagaggatgtcGAAGGCGAGGTGACAGAATACGACGGTGATTATGATACCGATATCGCGCCCGGTGCAAAATTTAAGGATGCCTTGAAAGCACATGGACGGG encodes:
- a CDS encoding SH3 domain protein (COG:Z;~EggNog:ENOG410PIH1;~InterPro:IPR030506,IPR036028,IPR035552,IPR001452;~PFAM:PF00018,PF07653;~go_function: GO:0005515 - protein binding [Evidence IEA]); translated protein: MSSPPFTVKAVFEYTSDHEDDLKFAIGQIITVTAVEDDEWYFGEYPDESGSKVEGIFPKNFVEKYEPPAPPRPTRPSRPKKEPEAAAPPPPEPATIESPVAETRAPEVEEEAAPPPAPLETRPVPPLPQSPPAAAEESPVEPAPPKAAPAPAPAAQSPLEESNPPAPKLASKPPPPAVAEKPSGSSFRDRIAAFNKPAAPPIAPFKPPGYSSQSFIKKPFVAPPPSKNAYVPPPSREPPATVYKREEDPEIRDRPAPEPPVAESRPAPTEGTEEGTEEQPKPTSLKERIALLQKQQMEQAARHAEAAQKKEKPKPPQKPRQETQEEVVPAAEPESEDLESPETGRDHSVETVKGASASTAQPAVQQSALQDLTSDTNDADDSAAADTEDADETSTGREDVDDRAAIPPPVQRQVEQPEAKEDGKENEELESDEQQEEEEEDMDPEVKRKMELRERMAKMSGGMGMMGFFGPPGGMPAPGPASRKPKAPAPAETEKDTGDTETAPTPSAPPVPVMALPGMNPRSPLASPTAEKYEEPPSIAAVGQPPQSGTSRVGEDEVEEEAPRRSVEKSLSSPRERAVPPPLPPMETRPVPPPSSHDLPLSPPPVPGGRPAPPPPVRSPTSGGEDSDDELSVHAQNLSLNAAAAGKPSEAPPLPDHLDSRRSSTYDTTSPKSPTFSSEKRLSRGPPPVPANPPVPTQTRPPPPPPPGAVRRRSTADSRTSGISQPRQAGEDVEGEVTEYDGDYDTDIAPGAKFKDALKAHGRDSSLDEGTATDDQSLQSPRSPAETRVPPLPPSVPRGVPPPPPSQPPKSSGSGRASIDAPRAPPPPPPQKEPSYGDDDEYDPYRYTAPTHGLPAPKSAPVPTGRPNIPPPPPPPPVEEDDESDSLYDASPVQTAPEISAPPPPSQPPAVIPHQAPRSNRASLDVPRAQPSVRRSMDVNRPSIDQGFIAMEVDLAESTAWWAQPNMPPPALQNRQDILLEFEESSSSKRGGKTTVNKDVYALFRDYSQTVITVNYDARNPADATLEQRHEQPPLPPRQDQLEAAHVQIGTRVSQGVNTIQNTTVADGTPFGLIEHLFEDLSDALRPVGNRAYGALVYSNMANASVQQNDEIRAGDIVSFRNARFQGHRGTMHQKYSVEVGKPDHVGVVVDWDGTKKKIRAWEQGRESKKVKMESFKLNDMRSGECKVWRVMPRKWVGWGS